The Bacillus sp. Y1 genome has a window encoding:
- a CDS encoding YidH family protein — MMIFKDKPTIDSNYIQQHLANERTYLAWIRTSITIIGVGFLITNLHFSFISKNQLGDILAQTIGLASIFVGITTIILSTIGYFKKGRDINNQTFAYPRVITLCLSILLLLIFLFFGLYYVFIWGLD, encoded by the coding sequence ATGATGATATTTAAGGATAAGCCAACAATTGATTCAAACTACATACAGCAACATCTAGCAAATGAACGTACATACCTAGCATGGATACGAACGAGTATTACGATCATAGGGGTTGGGTTTTTAATAACTAATTTACATTTCTCATTTATATCAAAAAATCAGCTCGGGGATATACTTGCACAAACGATTGGATTAGCTTCTATTTTTGTAGGAATTACCACTATCATTCTTTCAACTATTGGATATTTTAAGAAAGGCCGTGACATCAACAATCAAACTTTCGCTTACCCGAGAGTGATTACTTTATGCCTTTCCATTCTGCTTCTATTAATTTTTTTATTCTTCGGTCTTTATTATGTATTTATTTGGGGATTGGATTAA
- a CDS encoding spore germination protein: protein MKKVVRPKKLEDITPKDSPVVEQQLETNVEAIKKELTDCNDVVFRSLVIENRKATVVYVDGLIDRDSQELHGLHQLLTSIPIKNLTVEYLEQQILSVNHVLESTKIDDLINKVLEGNTILLVDQLEKALVLDVKGGQNRGVAEPETEASIRGPREGFTEQLGVNTSLIRKKIRSKHLKLVSKEIGAETKTGVVVMYMDNLAPGNLVKEVFSRLDKIKIDGVLESGYIEEFIEDNPWSFFPQMQNTERPDTVAANLLEGRIIILVDGTPFALILPVSFWQFLQASEDYYQRFHISIFLRVLRITFIFLALLLPAFYVAVTTYHQEMIPTNLLFSIAASREAIPFPVFIEALIMEIAFEALREAGVRLPKVVGQSVSILGALVIGQAAVEAGIVSAPMVIVVSMTGIASFTIPRFNMAISIRLLRFPMMVLGGSFGLLGIVLGSIIILTHLCKLTSLGIPYFSPLGPLNWSELKDVFIRAPWWALRKRPTEYVSGNVIRQKN from the coding sequence ATGAAAAAAGTCGTTCGACCTAAAAAGCTAGAAGACATCACCCCGAAGGATTCTCCGGTTGTTGAGCAGCAGTTGGAAACCAATGTTGAGGCAATAAAGAAGGAACTAACAGACTGTAATGATGTCGTTTTCCGTTCACTTGTGATTGAAAATCGAAAAGCTACTGTTGTTTATGTAGATGGTTTAATAGATAGAGACAGTCAAGAGCTTCACGGATTACATCAACTCCTCACATCGATTCCTATAAAGAACCTAACAGTTGAATACCTAGAGCAGCAGATTCTTTCCGTGAATCATGTACTTGAGTCTACGAAGATTGATGATCTAATCAATAAAGTGTTAGAAGGAAACACGATTCTACTTGTAGATCAGCTAGAAAAGGCATTGGTGCTTGATGTAAAAGGTGGACAAAATAGAGGTGTAGCTGAGCCTGAAACAGAGGCTTCTATTAGAGGGCCAAGGGAAGGTTTCACAGAACAACTTGGTGTGAATACTTCCTTAATTAGAAAAAAGATTCGATCAAAACACCTAAAATTAGTATCAAAAGAAATTGGCGCCGAAACGAAAACGGGAGTAGTTGTTATGTATATGGACAACCTTGCCCCCGGGAACCTAGTAAAGGAAGTTTTTAGCCGATTAGATAAAATCAAAATTGATGGTGTCTTAGAAAGTGGATATATTGAAGAGTTTATAGAAGATAATCCGTGGAGTTTCTTTCCACAAATGCAAAATACGGAAAGACCAGATACAGTCGCAGCCAACTTATTAGAGGGAAGAATTATTATTTTGGTAGATGGAACACCATTTGCTCTCATTCTCCCGGTAAGTTTTTGGCAGTTTCTTCAAGCGAGTGAAGATTATTATCAACGGTTTCATATATCCATATTTTTACGAGTATTGCGTATCACGTTTATCTTTTTAGCTCTTCTTCTTCCTGCCTTTTACGTAGCTGTTACCACGTATCATCAGGAAATGATCCCAACAAATTTATTATTTAGTATTGCGGCGAGCAGGGAAGCCATTCCGTTTCCTGTTTTTATTGAAGCATTAATTATGGAGATTGCATTCGAAGCGCTAAGAGAAGCAGGAGTGCGATTGCCAAAGGTGGTTGGTCAATCCGTCAGTATCCTTGGAGCACTCGTCATCGGGCAAGCGGCTGTAGAGGCTGGAATTGTATCTGCTCCAATGGTTATTGTTGTATCCATGACAGGTATTGCTTCTTTTACAATTCCCCGTTTTAACATGGCCATCTCCATTAGACTGCTACGTTTTCCGATGATGGTCCTTGGAGGTAGCTTTGGGTTACTAGGAATTGTTCTTGGATCGATCATCATTTTAACGCATCTATGTAAACTAACATCTTTAGGAATTCCTTACTTTTCTCCTCTTGGGCCACTGAATTGGAGTGAGCTAAAGGACGTATTTATTCGTGCCCCTTGGTGGGCATTAAGGAAGAGACCAACCGAATATGTGAGTGGGAATGTAATCAGACAAAAAAACTAG